The DNA region CCGACGACAAGGTCGGCAGCAACAGCCGCGACACCTTCTTCCTGATCGGCAAGCCCATCACGGTCAAGAAGCTCGACACCTACACCCTGCAGTTCGACTTCCCCCAGCCCAGCGCCAGCGCCCTGAGCATCCTGAGCTACACCCCCTGGCCTGACCACGTGTTCGGCAAGGCCTACCGCGAAGGTGGCGCCGACGCCATCCGCAAGATGTGGGGCCTGGCCACCCCGGCCAGCCAGATCGTCACGCCCGGCATGTGGGTGCTCGACAGCTACCGCGCCGGCGAGCGCACCGTGTTCAAGAAGAACACCTACTGGGGCGACTGGAACAAGGACAGCCGCGGTCAGGAACTGCCCTACCTGAACAACCTCTCCGTGCGCATCGTCGCCGACGCCAACGCCTCGCTCGCCGCGTTCCTGGCCGGCCAGATCGACACGGTCCCCATGCGCAACGCCGACGACCTCGCCCAGACCAAGAAGGCCATCGACGCCGGCAACCTCAAGGCCTTCCTGAAGGCCAACGTGAGCCCCCAGGCCACCAGCCAGTGGATCACCTTCAACTGGAACAAGGCCAGCGACCCCGCCAAGCAGAAGCTGTTCCGTGACGTGCGCTTCCGCCGCGCCATGAGCCACATCGCCAACCGTCAGGCCATGGTGCAGCTCGCCCTGGGCGGCCTGGGCAGCGAGACGTACTTCAGCACCTACCCGATCTTCAAGCAGCAGATCGAAGCGGGCCTCGCCGCCGGCGCCCCCACCTACAAGTACAACCTCGCCGAGGCCAGCCGCCTGCTCGGCCAGCTCGGGTACACCAAGAAGAACGCCCAGGGTTACCTGGTCGACAAGGCCGGCAAGGTCCTCGAATTCAACCTGAGCACCAACGCCGGCAACACCGTCCGCGAGCAGCTCGGCCGCATCTTCACCGACGAGGCCAAGAAGGTCGGCGTGAAGGTCAACTTCACCCCCATCGACTTCAACTCCCTGGTCGGCCAGCTGACCTCCAAGGGCGAGAACCGTCCCTTCGACGCCATCCTGCTGGGCCTGTCCGGCGGCAGCAACATCTGGAGCTTCGGCAGCAACGTCGTGCCCTGCGGCACCAACCTGCACTCCTACAACAACCCCACCGACGGCAAGTGCGCCACCAGCCAGGAACAGCTGATGACCAAGCTGTACTACCAAGGCGACGCCGAACTGAACGACGCCAAGCGCCGCGCCATCGGCGGGCAGCTCATGAAGGTCGAGGGCGAACTGCAGCCCGTCATCTACCTCGTGGGCGGCAACTACCACGTGGCGTACAACGAGCGTCTCGGCGGCGAGTTCACGCCCAGCATGATGGACGCCTACTACGGTCACCGCTTCCAGGCCCTGACCTTCATCAAGTAAGGCCCGGAGTTCTTCCCTGCTCCCACCGGGGGGTGGTCCGCCCGCGCGGACTGCCCCCCACACCCATGACGCCCACGGAGTACCCGCATGATCCCATTCCTGCTGCGCCGCGTAGTGCAGTCCATTCCCACCCTGTTCCTGGCCAGCCTGCTGATCTTCTTCGTGATCCAGCTCGCCCCCGGTGACTTCCTGACCCCCGCCAAACTCAACCCGAACATCAGCCCCGAGCAGCTCGCCGCCCTGGAACGCAACTTCGGCCTGGACCGCCACCCTGTCGAGCAGTACCTGCTGTGGATGAAGAACATGATCTTCAACCAGGACTTCGGGCTGTCCTTCCAGTACCAGCAGCCCGTGCTGGACGTCGCCGTCCCCCGCGTCCTGAACTCGCTGTGGCTGGTGCTGCTGAACCTGATCTTCTTCTACGCCATCGCCATTCCGCTGGGCGTGTTCGGCGCGGTGCGGCAGAACTCGCTGGGCGACAAGGCCGTGAACGTGGTCCTGTACTTCCTGCTGGGGTTCCCCAGCTTCTTCCTGGCATTGATCGTCATCTACTTCATCCTGCAGATCCGCAACGCGACCGGCTGGGACATTCCCATCAACGGCATGACCAGCAACGACTTCGACACCATGGCCCCGCTGGAAAAGGTCTGGGACGTCCTCAAGCACCTGCTGATCCCCGCGCTGGTCCTGGCGATCAGTGACGCCGCCGGCCTGACCCGCGTCATCCGCGGCCTGATGCTGGAAGTCATGCGCTCGGACTACATCCGCACCGCACGCGCCAAGGGTGTCAGCGAACACAGCGCCATCTGGAAGCACACCTTCCGCAACGCCATCCTGCCCATCGTGGCCAGCATCGGCGGCCTGCTGCCGGCCGCCATCAGCGGCGCCGGCCTGACCGAGGTCGTGTTCGCGTACCCCGGCATCACGCCCATGATCTTGGACGCCATCAACGCGCAGGACCTCTACCTGATCGCCGGTTTCACGGTGCTGGGCACCGTCCTGCTGGTCATCGGCAACGCCCTGAGCGACATTCTCCTCGCGGTCGTTGATCCGCGCATCAAGGTCGGGTGACCCGCGTGACCACCGTTCCCACCTCCACCCCCGCCAAGACCTCCGCCCGCTCTCAGTCCCAGCTGTCCGTCGCGTGGGGGCAGTTCCGCAAGAACCGCCTCGCGCAGGTCGGCGGAACGATGATCATCCTGCTGTACCTGATGGCGATCTTCGCGCCGTTCCTGGCACCGGACGGCCTGTCGAACTACTCGACGAGCAACATCACCCGCTTCCACCCCCCCACGCCGCTCCACTTCCGCGACCCGGAAACCGGCGCCCTGGGGCGCCCCTTCGTGTTCAAGTACACCCAGCAGCTGAACATGGACACCTTCGTGAACGAGTTCAAACCCAGCGCCGAGAAGTGCCCCATCTACTTCGGCGTGCGCGGTGAC from Deinococcus depolymerans includes:
- a CDS encoding ABC transporter substrate-binding protein, giving the protein MKKVLTLALALTVGSAAAQTAFVWPAAWTGEQNTANKRGGELRLSAISDFKTMNPFTSSEADSIPTRMGTGSGLFTQDPRNDEFIPYMAAGPAVVSNNNKRFVVKIRQGMKFSDGQAITADDWVTTHKIHTDDKVGSNSRDTFFLIGKPITVKKLDTYTLQFDFPQPSASALSILSYTPWPDHVFGKAYREGGADAIRKMWGLATPASQIVTPGMWVLDSYRAGERTVFKKNTYWGDWNKDSRGQELPYLNNLSVRIVADANASLAAFLAGQIDTVPMRNADDLAQTKKAIDAGNLKAFLKANVSPQATSQWITFNWNKASDPAKQKLFRDVRFRRAMSHIANRQAMVQLALGGLGSETYFSTYPIFKQQIEAGLAAGAPTYKYNLAEASRLLGQLGYTKKNAQGYLVDKAGKVLEFNLSTNAGNTVREQLGRIFTDEAKKVGVKVNFTPIDFNSLVGQLTSKGENRPFDAILLGLSGGSNIWSFGSNVVPCGTNLHSYNNPTDGKCATSQEQLMTKLYYQGDAELNDAKRRAIGGQLMKVEGELQPVIYLVGGNYHVAYNERLGGEFTPSMMDAYYGHRFQALTFIK
- a CDS encoding ABC transporter permease, translated to MIPFLLRRVVQSIPTLFLASLLIFFVIQLAPGDFLTPAKLNPNISPEQLAALERNFGLDRHPVEQYLLWMKNMIFNQDFGLSFQYQQPVLDVAVPRVLNSLWLVLLNLIFFYAIAIPLGVFGAVRQNSLGDKAVNVVLYFLLGFPSFFLALIVIYFILQIRNATGWDIPINGMTSNDFDTMAPLEKVWDVLKHLLIPALVLAISDAAGLTRVIRGLMLEVMRSDYIRTARAKGVSEHSAIWKHTFRNAILPIVASIGGLLPAAISGAGLTEVVFAYPGITPMILDAINAQDLYLIAGFTVLGTVLLVIGNALSDILLAVVDPRIKVG